In the genome of Sphingomonas sp. LR60, the window GAGGAAGCGCCGGTGGCGATCGAGGTCAACGGCATTGGCTATGCGGTGATGATGGCGACTCCGCAGCATATCGCCGACTTCGCGACCGGCTTCGCGCTCGCCGAGCGGATCGTCACCGCGGCTGACGAAATCGAGTCGCTGGACATCCACGACACGCCGCAGGGCACGATCGTCCGCCTCGCGGTGCCGCCGGCCCGCGCCGCCGCAATGCTCGACCGGGTGCGGCGGCGGACCAGCGACAGTTCGTGCGGGCTGTGCGGGATGGACAATCTCGACGCCGTCCACCGCGCGCTGCCGCGCGTCCCCGAGGCGACCGCCGCGCCCGCGGCGATCTTCGCCGCGCTGGCCGCGATGCGCACGCACCAGCCGCTCAACCGCGCCACCGGCGCCGCGCACGCCGCGCTGCTGTGCACGCACGACGGCACGATCCGCCTCGCACGCGAGGATGTCGGGCGGCACAATGCGTTCGACAAACTGATCGGCGCGATGGCGCGGCAGGGCTTCGGCTGGGACGACGGCTTCGCTTTGCTGTCGTCGCGCTGCTCCTACGAGCTGGTGGAGAAGGCCGCGCTGGCGGGGTGTCCGATGCTGGTCACGGTGTCGGCGGCGACCAGCCTCGCGCTCGACCGCGCGCGCGCCGCCGGGCTGACGCTGGTGTCGCTCGCGCGCGACGACGCGGTGCTTTTCTCGCGCCCTGTGCGTTAGCGCGTGCATGACCGAGCAGCACGACGATCGCCCCGATTTCACCCCGTATGAAGGACCGGCCGGCGGCTGGGGGTCGATGCGCTCGCTCGCCGACATCATCCCGCGCGAGAAGAACATCGCGCAGACGTCGGCCGAGCTGCTCCGCCAGAACAAGCACGACGGCTTCGCCTGCGTCAGCTGCGCCTGGTCGAAGCCCTACCCGCCCGGACCGGTCGAATTCTGCGAGAATGGCGCGAAGGCGACCGCATGGGAGATTACCAGCCAGCGCGTCACCCCCGACTTCTTCCGCCAGCACACGCTAACCGAGCTGCGCGGCTGGACCGACTACCGGTTGGAGGAAGCCGGGCGGCTGACGCATCCGATGAAATACGACCCGGCGACTGACAAATATGTCGTCGCGCCGTGGGAGGAGGCGTTCAAGGCGATCGGCACACGGTTGAAGGCGCTGCCGCCGAAGTCGGTCGTCTTCTACGCCTCGGGCCGCGCCAGCCTCGAGACCTCGTTCATGTGGCAGTTGCTGGCGCGGCTCTATGGCAACCAGAACCTGCCCGACAGTTCGAACATGTGCCACGAATCGACCTCGGTCGGGCTCAAGACCTCGATCGGCGTGCCGGTCGGCACGACGAAGCTCGAGGACTTCGACACCACCGACTGCATCCTCCACTTCGGGCAGAATGTCGCGACCAACAGCCCGCGGATGCTCCACCAACTGCGCGCCGTCCACAAGCGCGGCGCGGACATCATCGTCTTCAACCCGCTCAAGGAACGCGGGCTGGAGCGGTTCACCGATCCGCAGAATCCGGTCGAGATGGCGACGGCCAAGGAAACGCCGATTGCCACCCAATATCATCAGGTGAAGGCCGGCGGCGACATTGCGGTGATGATGGGCATCGCCAAATGGCTGCTCGCCAACGACGCGATCGACCATGACTTCATCGCCGAACACACCCATGATTTCGCGCCCTTCGCCGCCAAGGTGCAGGCGACCACATGGGATGAGATCGAGCATGAGTCGGGGCTGATCCGCGCCGCGATCGAGCGCGCCGCCGCCGCTTATGGCCGCGCCAAGGCCGCGATGGCGATCTACGGCATGGGGCTGACCCAGCATGTGAAGGGCGTCGACAACGTCCGGATGCTCGTCAACCTGATGCTGATGCGCGGCAACATCGGCAGGCCCGGCGCGGGACTGTGCCCGGTGCGCGGCCACAGCAACGTCCAGGGGCAGCGCACCGTCGGCATCACCGAGAAGACCGAACTCGCGCCGGTCGAGAAGCTCAAGGAACGCTACGGCTTCTCGCCGCCGACCGAAAAGGGGCTCGATACGGTGGCGGCGTGCCGCGGGATCATCGACGGCACGGTCAAGGCGTTCCTCTCGCTCGGCGGCAATTTCGCACGCGCCGTGCCCGAGACCGAACTGGTCGAGGAAGGCTGGGCGCGGATGGACCTGTCGGTGCAGATCGCCACCAAGCTCAACCGCAGCCACCTGATCCCCGCAGCGGGCGACACCTGGCTGCTGCCGTGCCTCGGCCGCATCGAGCGCGACCTGCAGGCAACCGGCCCGCAGCGCGTGACCGTCGAGGATTCGACCAGCGTCATCCACCCCTCGCTCGGCAAGGTCGAGCCGGCCAGCCCGCACCTTCTCTCCGAACCCGCGATCGTCGCCGGGATCGCCAAGGCGTTGCTGCCGCCCAATCCCGCGATCGACTGGGACGCCTGGGTCGGCGACTACAGCCTGGTCCGTGACGAGATCGCCGCGGTCTTCCCCGACTTCTTCGCGCGCTTCAACGAGCGGCTGCGTGACGAAAAGGGCGGCTTCTGGAAGGGCAACAAGGCCGCCGGCCGCGAATGGGATACCAAGAGCGGCAAGGCGGAGTTCCTCGTCCCCGACGTGCTCAACGCCACCGGCTTCAGCGAGGCGGAGGGGCGCTTCCGGCTGCTGACGTTGCGCTCGAACGACCAGTTTAACACCACGATCTACGGCTATTCGGATCGCTTCCGCGGGATCAACGGCACGCGGCAAGTGGTGCTGATGAACCGCGCCGACATCGCGCGCGCCGGCCTGACCGCCGGGCAGAAGGTGACGCTCGCCACCGATGCGGAGGACAATCACGATCGCCGCGTCGGCGATCTGATCGTCGTCGAATATGACGTGCCCGACGGCTGCATCGCGGCATATTATCCGGAGTGCAACCCGCTGATCCCGCTGTCGCATCATGCCGAGGAAAGCCATGTTCCGGCGGCGAAGTCGGTGCCGGTGAGGATCGTTATCTAGCCCTCTCCCCTTCCGGGGAGAGGGTTGGGTGAGGGGCCGGTGCCTCGCAGAGAGGCCGCTCTCGGTGAGACCCCAACCCCTCACCCCAACCCTCTCGCCAAGGGGAGAGGGAGCACCCCCACCCTCTCCGGCATAATTATGCGACAAACCGGCGTTAGCGCCACGATCGCCGCCGAACGTCACGCGCGGCTGGGGTAACACATGCGTCTCTCGTTCCTTCTGCTGGCCTCCACCGCGGCACTCCCCGCCTACGCGCAGCAAGCCGCCACGCCGCCTGCACCCGCGCAGGCCGGCGCGCAGGCTCCGGCTGCCCCCACGACCGCCCCCGAGACCGACGCCGAAGAGGAAGGCAGCGAGGACATCGTCGTCACCGGCTCGCGCGCGCAACGCGGCGCGGTGATCGGCGACGTCACGCCCGAGGAGCAATTGTCCCCCGCCGACATCCGCAGCTACGGCGTCAGCTCGGTCACTGAATTGCTCAACGAACTGTCGCCGCAGACGCGCTCCGGGCGCGGCGCGGGCGGTGCGCCGGTGGTGCTGCTCAACGGCCGGCGCATCTCGGGCTTCCAGGAAATCCGCGACCTGCCGACCGAGGCGATCCAGCGCGTCGACATCCTGCCCGAGGAAGTCGCGCTCAAATACGGCTATCGCGCCGACCAGCGCGTCGTGAACTTCGTCCTGCGCCGCCGCTTCAAGGCAGTGACCGCCGAGGTCGAGGATCGTTTCGCCACCGAGGGCGGGCGCAACACGCCCGGCGGCGAGCTGGACCTGCTGCGCATCCGCAGCGACAAGCGCGTCAACCTGCACCTCGAATACAGCCGCCCCGGCGCGCTGACCGAAGCCGAACGCGACATCATCCAGGCGCCCAATGCCGCGGCGGTCGGCGGAAACGTCTCCTCGCTCAATCGCGGCGCGATCGACCCTTTGTTCGGCAACGCCACGACGCTCGGCATTCCCGCGCTCGCCGCGACGCAGGCCCCGGTGCTCGGCGACTTCACGACGACCCGCAACGTCACCGATCAGGCCGCCTACCGCACGCTGCTACCGCAACAGCGGACGTTCAGCGCCAACGGCACCTATGCGACGACGATCTTCGGCAATGTCTCAGCCTCGCTGAACGCGACCGTCGACCATAATGTCACGCGCGCCCTGCGCGGACTGGCCGAGGTCGATCTCAATCTGCCGGTCGGCAGCCCCTTCTCGCCCTTCGCGGTTCCGGTGCGCGTGACGCGCGCGTTCGACGACGTTCCTGCGCTCACGCAGCGCGCCGAAACCACCGACCTGCACCTCGGCGGCACGCTCAACGGCGATCGCGGCCAGTGGCGCTGGTCGCTGACCGGCAACCTCGACCGCGACGAGGCCAATACGGTGACGACCACCGGCCTCGACGCCAGTGCGTTGCAGGCCGGGATCGACGCCTTCGATCCCCTCGCCAATCCCTATGCGCCGCTGTCGCTCGGCGCGTCGCCCGCCGATCGCGGCCGCTCGGTCGCGACCAGCGCCGGGCTCGACGCGCTGGTCGCCGGCCCCTTGTTCCTGCTCCCCGCCGGCTATGCCAACACCAGCATCCGTGTCGGCGCTTCGACCAGCGACTTCAGCAGCGACTCCTTCCGTCGCGGCATAGCGACCGCCGCCGACATCGGGCGCGACGTCGCCAATGCGCAGATCAACCTCGACCTGCCGATCGCCAACAAGGCGCAAGGGGTGCTCAGCGCGCTCGGTCGCCTGTCGATCAACGGCAATCTCGCGATCGACCAGCTTTCCGACTTCGGAACCTTGTGGACAATCGGCTATGGCGTGAACTGGACCCTGATCGAGGGCGTCAGGCTGCTCGCCTCGGTCACCGACCAGGACGAAGCGCCCTCGGCACAACAGCTCGGCAATCCTTCGGTGACGACCCCCGGCGTGCGCGTGTTCGATTACGTGCGCGGCACCACCGCGACCGTCACCACGATCACCGGCGGCAACCCGAACCTGATCGCCGACAACCGCCACGCGCTCAAGGTCGGGCTCGACATCAAGCCGTGGAGTGCGCAGCAGATCAACTTCCGCGCCGATTACACGCGGCAGAGCACCGACGATCCGATCGCCGCCTTCCCCAGCGCGACCGCCGCGATCGAGGCTGCCTTCCCCGATCGCTTCACGCGCGATGCGGGCGGCAATCTGCTCCAGATCGACTCGCGCCCGATCAACTTCGCGCGCAGCGAAACCTCGCAGCTCCGCTACGGTGTCAACCTGTCGTTCCGCATCAAGTCCGAGCTGCAGAAGAAGATCGAGGCGTTCCGCGCCGGTACGGGCCCGAACCCGTTCGAGGGGCTACGCCCGCCGGGCGGTGACCGCCGCCCCGATCGCCCGCCGCAGGATCGTGCCCGTCCCGACGGCAGCGCCATGAACGGCGGCCGTCCCGACGCGGGCGGCGGCGCGCCGGGCGGCCCGCCCGGTGGCGGCGGCGGCTTCCGGGGGCGCGGCGGCGGCGGTCAGGCTGGCGGTCGTATCCAGTTCGCGCTCTATCACACCTGGCATCTCACCGAACGGGTGACGATCGCCGACGGCGGGCGCGTCCTCGACCTGCTCAACGGCGACGCGACCGGCGCGGCGGGCGGACAGGCGCGGCACGAGCTGGAGGGGCAGGCCGGCTATACCAACAACGGGCTCGGCGCGCGGCTGTCGGTCAATTACCAGAGCGGCACGCGCGTCAACGGCGGCACCGCCGCGGCGCCGGAGACACTGGAGTTCGGCGGACTCGCCACCGCCAACCTCCGCCTGTTCGCGGACCTCGGCGGCAATATCGACTGGGTGCGCGCCCATCCGTGGATGCGCGGCGCGCGCGTCAGCGTTCAGTTCGATAATCTCTTCAACACCCGCCGTGACGTTCGCGACCAGAATGGCACGGTGCCGATCGGCTTCCAGCCCGACTATCTCGATCCGGTCGGCCGCACGATCCGCGTCTCGTTCCGCAAGCTGCTTTTCTAGAGTGTGGCCCATCAACCCTGACGTGTGCCCCGGCGAAGGCCGGGGCCCAGCTGGGGGACGCTATTGATGTGCGTCGCGCTCCATCTCTCAGGCTTTTGCGACTGGGCCCCGGCCTTCGCCGGGGTACAGATAGAGATGATTCAAGGCAGCTGATCAAACGCTGAAGACCGTCGCCCCTGCGCGTCGCGTGTCACAACCCGACGCGCGCCGCCAGCCACCGCGCCGCTGCCTCGGGGCTCTGCTTGTCGCGATCCCGGTCGACCCGGTAATTCGCCTCGCGCATCGCCGCGACCGGGATGCGCCCGATCAGCGGCCGCAGCGCATCGCGGAACCGGGCATCGTCGCGATGCCGCGGCGCGACCAGCATGATCGCGTCGTAGCCCGGGATCGCATGGCGCGGATCGGCGAGCACCGTCAGCCGATCGGCCGCGATCCGGCCGTCCGAGGAGAAAGCGCTGATGACATCGGCGCGCCCGCTCTCCAGCGCACGGTACATGAAGGTCGGGGCGTACGGCGTTGCGCCGGCGAAGCGCAGCGGATAGGCGCGACGGATCGCCGCCCACTCGGGTCGGTCGAGGAATTCGAGATCGGCCCCGAACTGCACTTGCGGGGCGACACGCACCAGATCGTCGAGCGTCGCGACGCCTCGCCGCTGCGCATCGTCACCGCGCATCGCGAAGGCATAAGCGTTCTCGAATCCCAACGCGCCCAATGATGTCACGCTTCGCGACCGTTGCACCCAATCCGCGATCTCGCGCAGCTGTACGGTGCGCGGCGGCGTATCCTTGCGGTGCATTTCGGCGGTCCACAGCGTCCCGGCATAGTCGACATAGACGTCGATCTCGCCCCCCGCGACCGCCCCGAACGCCACCGCCGAGCCGAGCCCGTCGCGATACGTGACCTGATAGCCCGCTTTCGTGAGCCGATCGCCGATCAATCGCGCCAGAATATATTGCTCGGAAAAGTTCTTCGCCCCCACCACGACCCGCCGCTCGCCACCGGCGCGCCACAGCGGCACACTCGCCGCAACGACCGCCAAAGCGAGCAACAACAACGCGATACCGGCGCGCTTCCAGCGCCGCTCGCCCGCCGCGCGCTCCGCCACCCCGAGCAACAGGTCGACCCCCAGCGCCAACCCCGCCGCCCCGACGCAACCCGCGATCACCAGCGTCCACGCCTGCGTCTGCAACCCCGCAAAGATCAGGTCGCCAAGGCTCGGCTGCCCCACCGTCGTCGACAGCGTCGCCGCACCGATCGTCCACACCGCCGCGGTCCGCACCCCCGCCATCGCGATCGGCAGCACCAGCGGCAGCTCGACCAGCCGCAGCTTCTGCCCGCGGGTCATCCCGATCCCGTCCGCCGCCTCCAGCACCGCCGGATCGAGCCCGCGCAACCCCGTGACGATGTTCCGTGCGATCGGCAGCAGTGCGTAGAGCGTCAGCGCGAGCAGCGCCGGCAGGAAGCCGAGCGCGGGCACGCCATGCCCGATCCACAGCAGCACCGGATAGAAGAGCGCGAGCAGCGCAAGGCTCGGGATCGTCTGCACCAGGCTTGCGAATCCCAGCACTACCCCCGCGAGCCGTGGCGCGCGGGCGGCGCGGATCGCGACCGGCACGCCGATCACCAACGCCAGCGCGAGCGCGGCCATCGCGAGCAGCAGATGTTGCGCGGCGAGCGCCGGTACGCGGGCGAAGGCGTCGTTCATGCCGATAGCGTCGCCAGCCGCGCCGCCTGCGCTCGCGGCACCGCCACCAGCGCCTGCGCCGCCGCCCCGCCCGCACCGCGCAGCAGCGCGGCGGGCGGTTCGTCCGCGACCACGCGCCCCGCCGCCATCACGATCACGCGATCGGACAGCAGCAACGCCTCGGCCATGTCGTGCGTCACCATGATCGTCGTCAGCGCCAGCTCGTCATGCAACCGCCGCACCGCCCCGGCCAGCGATTCGCGCGTCACCGGATCGAGTGCGCCGAACGGCTCGTCCATCAGCAGCAGCCCCGGCCGCGTCACCAGCGCGCGCGCGACACCGACGCGCTGGCGCTGCCCGCCGGACAGCTCGGCGGGCATTCGCGTCGCCACCGCGCGCGGCAGCTCGACGAGGTCGAGCATCGCGGCGGCACGCGCCGGGTCGGGCGTTCCGGCCAGCCGCAGCGGCAGCGCAATATTCTCGGCGACGCTCAAATGCGGGAACAGGCCGACGTCTTGAAAGACATAGCCGATTCGCCGCCGCAGCGCCGGTGCGGGCTCGTCGGCGACATCGCGATCATCGAGCAGCACGCGGCCGTTATCGGGCACTACCAGGCGGTTGACGGTCTTGAGCAAGGTCGATTTGCCCGATCCCGATGCCCCCACCAGCGCGACAAACGTCCCCGCCGCGATCGTGATCGACACGTTGTCGATCGCCGCGGCATCGCCGTAGCGCTTGCCGACCTGCTCGAAGGCGACCGTCGGTCCGGACGAAAGTGCTGGCATCGCCGCCGGTGATGCGGGAAGCGTGCGGAGGTAACAAGCATTAACGCGGGAGAGCGGGATGAAGGCGATGCTGGTCACGGGCGGCGGCTCGGGCATCGGGCGCGCGGTGGCGCAATTGTTCAGCGCACGCGGCTGGCGCGTCGGGCTTGCGGACATCGACGCGCAAGGCTTGCGCGACACCGCTGCGCTGCTGCCCGACGACCGCACCAGCACGCATGTCATGGACGTGCGCGACCCGTCGGAATGGGAGGAAGTGCTCGTCGACTTCGCGCGCCTCAGCGACGGGCGCCTCGACGTGCTGTTCAACAATGCCGGGATCGCGGCCGGGGGGCCTTTCGCCGAGATCGGGCTCGATGCGATCGATCGCGTGATCGACGTCAACTTTCGCGGACTGACCTATGGCGCGCGCATGGCCTATCCGTATCTGAAGGCGACGCCAGGCGCGTGCCTGCTCAACACCGCCTCTGCCTCGGCGATCTACGGCTCGGCGGGGCTCGCGATCTATTCGGCGACCAAGTTCGCGGTGCGCGGGCTGACCGAGGCGCTCGACGGCGAATGGGCACCGGAGGGCATTCGTGTCCGCTCACTGATGCCGAGCTTTATCGACACCAACCTGCTGTCGGCGGCGATCCCTGGCACCAATTACACCGCGCGCGATCTGGTCGTGCGGCGCAAGATGGAGTTCACGCCCGTCGAGATGGTGGCCGAAAAGGCATGGGCGGCGGTGCACGGCGACCGCGTGCATACGGTGGTCGGCAAGACGGCGGAGCGGATGGCCGTCGCGGCACGCTGGATGCCCGGCCGCCTGCGCGCGATGATGCGGGGGCGGTGAGCCACATAGCGCAGCGCTTCCCGAACCGTCACCCCCGCGGAGGCGGGGATCCAGACGCGCAGGTCTGTCGATAGAGGCGCCACGTCGGAGGTTCTGGATTCCCGCCTGCGCGGGAATGACGGAGCCGATGCCCGCTCAGACCCGCATCGGCATCAGCACGTAGAGCGCCGGGCTCTTGTCGTTCTCACGGATCAGCGTCGGCGCGGCGGCGTCGGCAAGGTGGACCTCGACCAGGTCGGTGCCGATCTGGCCCAGAATGTCCATCAGATAGCGGCTGTTGAAGCCGATCTCGAACGGCGTCGCCGCATATTCGCCCGGCACTTCCTCGGCCGCGGTGCCGTTCTCGGGGCTGGTGACCGACAGCGTGATCTTGTCGCGATCCAGCGCCATCTTCACCGCGCGCGTCTTTTCCGTCGCGATCGTCGAGACGCGATCGACACCCTGCATGAAGCTCTTCGGATCGAGCTTGAGGATCTTGTCGTTGCCGGTCGGGATCACGCGGCTGTAATCGGGGAAGGTGCCGTCGATCAGCTTCGAGGTCAGGATCGCCTGCCCCAGGTCGAAGCGGATCTTGGTGCCCGACAGCGACACGCCGACCGACCCATCGACCTCGTCGAGCAACTTGCGCAATTCGGCGATGCACTTGCGCGGCACGATCACGTCCGGCATCCCCGCCGCGCCCTCGGGCTGGTCGACCGTCACGCGCGCCAGCCGATGACCGTCGGTCGCTGCGGCCTTCAGCACACCCTCGGCGACATGCAGGAAGATGCCGTTGAGATAGTAACGCGTCTCTTCGGTCGAGATCGCGAAGCGGGTCTTGTCGATGATCTGCTTGAGCGTTTCGGCGGGCAGCTCGAATTGCGTCGGCAGCTCACCCTCGGCGATCACCGGGAAATCGTCGCGCGGCAGCGTGCCGAGCGAGAAGCGCGCGCGCCCCGCCACGATCGTCATCCGCCCCTCGGCGGCGGTCAGCGACACCTGCGCGCCCTCAGGCAGCTTGCGCGCGATATCGAACAACGTGTGCGCGGACACCGTGGTCGCACCCGGCTGATCGACCGCGGCGGCGACGCTTTCGTTGATCTGCAGGTCTAGGTCGGTGGCCATCAACCGCAACTGCCCCTCGGCGGTCGCCTCCAGCAGCACGTTCGAGAGGATCGGGATGGTGTTGCGCCGCTCCACCACGGACTGGACGTGGCTCAGCCCCTTCAGCAGAGTCGCGCGTTCAATCGTCGCCTTCATCGTCACTTCCCCGGCCCGCAGGTCACTCACCAGGGGCAATTGGCCACTTCTCCCTAAGGTCCAAACTCTCCCAGAACAAGGTCGTGACGGAGCGGATTTTAGCACCAGGCCAGGAGCAAGGAGGGAGCGATGCCAAAGCATCGTGACCGACGCGCGACGATGAACAGGTCGCCAGGTCCCCGGACTTGGCTTGTATTGTCCGGGGGACAATACAACCTGTTCATGGTGCTAAAAGCCGCCCGCCGCGCAGCGGTCGCCAGTGGAGGGCCGCCGGTCATCGTCGCTTGCTTACGGGTAGCTCTGCTACCCGATTGCGCTACGCTCCTTGCCGGCGGTCCTCCACTGGCGATCACGATCCTTGTTCTGGGAGAGTTTGGACCTTCACCAAAAGAAAGGGCCGGAGCAAGCGCCCCGACCCTTCCCGTACCGCGATGAGCGCGAAATCAGAAGCGAATGCCCAGACCCGCCATCAACTGGTGACGATCGAGGTCGATGTCATAGCCGTCGATGCTGCCGTAATGCGAATAGCGATATTCGGCGGTGACGAACGACGTCGGCGTCAGCTTGTACTCGAGCCCGGCACCAAGGCGGAACCCGCCGAGATTGGTCTTGTCGATCAGCTCGTTGTCCGAGGTCGTGGTCGCCTGATAGCGGTTCTCGACGCGTGCGTTGGTATAGCCGCCCTTGCCGTAGATCATCGCCTGCGGCGAGATCACGTAACCGAGCCGCCCACCGACATAGAGGTCGCGTCCGGCCTCGGCCGAGAAACGATCGCCTGCGGTCAGCGCATTGTAGCTGCGCGTCTTGGTCGTCGCGTCGGTATATTCGCCGTCGATGCCATAAACGATGTTGCCGCGCTGTAAGTCATAGCCGATCCGGCCGCCATAGCCCAAGCCCTGCTGGCCTTCCGAGTCGCCGTCGCCACCGTCCTGGATATTGTCGTAGCCGGCCAGCACCTCGACGCGGCCACCCGCGAACGGACCGTCTTGCGCCATCGCCGGGGTTGCCACCGCGATCGCCATCACCGCCGCCGGGATCGCCATTGCAAGCTTACGCATGTCTCACTCCATCTCACTCACCTCAAAACGCGAGGCGTGTGGGGACAAATACGCGGCAGCGTCATCGTTGCATGAACCTGACATAAACAGCATTTCGCGTTGCCTTTCGGCCACAGTGACGCGACAGGCGGCGGCGATGTCGATCGTGCTCGCCTTGCTGTCCGCTGCCGTGCTGCGCGAGCCGCTGGGCGTATGGCAACGCTGGGCGGCGCTGCGCGAGACGCCGGGACCGCGCTGCTTCGCGGTCGCGCAACCGCTGCGGCGGGACGGCACCACCGATCGCCGCGGCGGCTTCGCGCTGATCGCGACGCGGCAGGGCCCGACCCGTGCGCCCTCGGTCCGGTTCCGTCTCACCCGCCCGCGTGGCGAGGGCGCGCCGCTGACGCTGACGATCGGGGAGCGGCGCTTCGCGTTGATCGGCGACCGCACGTTCGCCCGCGCCGCCGATCCCGAAACCGACCGCGCGATCGTCGGTGCGATGCGTGGCGCGGCGGCGATGACGCTGACCACGCTCGACGCGGGCGGCCGCGGGCTCGGCGACACTTATCCGCTGGCGGGCGCGGCGACGGCGATCGACGCTGCGCAACTGGGATGCGTCGGCCGGTAACGCTGGAAAAATGCGCGCAACTGGCCTATGTGCGCGCGATGCTCACAGCCTCGGCCGCCCCCATGCCCATTCCCGGGCACATCGACCCCGTGACCGTGCCGCGCGCCAGCGCGCCGCGCACCGACGGCCGCATCGACCTGATCGGGCTGCCGCGCGACGAGTTGCGCCGCGTGCTCGAAGAGGCGGGGCTGGAGCCGCGACAGGCCAAGCTGCGCGCCAAGCAGATCTGGCACTGGATCTACAATCGCGGCGCGACCGACTTCGCGGTGATGACCGACATCGCCAAGGCGCAGCACCCGTGGCTCGCCGAGCGGTTCGTGATCGGGCGTCCGCAGGTGGTGGAGGCGCAGGTATCGACCGACGGCACCCGCAAATGGCTGCTCCGCTCCGAGGACGGGCAGGATTACGAGGCCGTGTTCATCCCCGACGCCGATCGCGGGACCTTGTGCGTCTCGAGCCAGGTCGGCTGCACGCTCAACTGCCGCTTCTGTCACACCGGCACGATGCGGCTGGTGCGCAACCTGACGGCGGG includes:
- a CDS encoding TonB-dependent receptor, whose protein sequence is MRLSFLLLASTAALPAYAQQAATPPAPAQAGAQAPAAPTTAPETDAEEEGSEDIVVTGSRAQRGAVIGDVTPEEQLSPADIRSYGVSSVTELLNELSPQTRSGRGAGGAPVVLLNGRRISGFQEIRDLPTEAIQRVDILPEEVALKYGYRADQRVVNFVLRRRFKAVTAEVEDRFATEGGRNTPGGELDLLRIRSDKRVNLHLEYSRPGALTEAERDIIQAPNAAAVGGNVSSLNRGAIDPLFGNATTLGIPALAATQAPVLGDFTTTRNVTDQAAYRTLLPQQRTFSANGTYATTIFGNVSASLNATVDHNVTRALRGLAEVDLNLPVGSPFSPFAVPVRVTRAFDDVPALTQRAETTDLHLGGTLNGDRGQWRWSLTGNLDRDEANTVTTTGLDASALQAGIDAFDPLANPYAPLSLGASPADRGRSVATSAGLDALVAGPLFLLPAGYANTSIRVGASTSDFSSDSFRRGIATAADIGRDVANAQINLDLPIANKAQGVLSALGRLSINGNLAIDQLSDFGTLWTIGYGVNWTLIEGVRLLASVTDQDEAPSAQQLGNPSVTTPGVRVFDYVRGTTATVTTITGGNPNLIADNRHALKVGLDIKPWSAQQINFRADYTRQSTDDPIAAFPSATAAIEAAFPDRFTRDAGGNLLQIDSRPINFARSETSQLRYGVNLSFRIKSELQKKIEAFRAGTGPNPFEGLRPPGGDRRPDRPPQDRARPDGSAMNGGRPDAGGGAPGGPPGGGGGFRGRGGGGQAGGRIQFALYHTWHLTERVTIADGGRVLDLLNGDATGAAGGQARHELEGQAGYTNNGLGARLSVNYQSGTRVNGGTAAAPETLEFGGLATANLRLFADLGGNIDWVRAHPWMRGARVSVQFDNLFNTRRDVRDQNGTVPIGFQPDYLDPVGRTIRVSFRKLLF
- a CDS encoding ABC transporter permease/substrate-binding protein — protein: MNDAFARVPALAAQHLLLAMAALALALVIGVPVAIRAARAPRLAGVVLGFASLVQTIPSLALLALFYPVLLWIGHGVPALGFLPALLALTLYALLPIARNIVTGLRGLDPAVLEAADGIGMTRGQKLRLVELPLVLPIAMAGVRTAAVWTIGAATLSTTVGQPSLGDLIFAGLQTQAWTLVIAGCVGAAGLALGVDLLLGVAERAAGERRWKRAGIALLLLALAVVAASVPLWRAGGERRVVVGAKNFSEQYILARLIGDRLTKAGYQVTYRDGLGSAVAFGAVAGGEIDVYVDYAGTLWTAEMHRKDTPPRTVQLREIADWVQRSRSVTSLGALGFENAYAFAMRGDDAQRRGVATLDDLVRVAPQVQFGADLEFLDRPEWAAIRRAYPLRFAGATPYAPTFMYRALESGRADVISAFSSDGRIAADRLTVLADPRHAIPGYDAIMLVAPRHRDDARFRDALRPLIGRIPVAAMREANYRVDRDRDKQSPEAAARWLAARVGL
- a CDS encoding SDR family oxidoreductase — its product is MKAMLVTGGGSGIGRAVAQLFSARGWRVGLADIDAQGLRDTAALLPDDRTSTHVMDVRDPSEWEEVLVDFARLSDGRLDVLFNNAGIAAGGPFAEIGLDAIDRVIDVNFRGLTYGARMAYPYLKATPGACLLNTASASAIYGSAGLAIYSATKFAVRGLTEALDGEWAPEGIRVRSLMPSFIDTNLLSAAIPGTNYTARDLVVRRKMEFTPVEMVAEKAWAAVHGDRVHTVVGKTAERMAVAARWMPGRLRAMMRGR
- a CDS encoding FdhF/YdeP family oxidoreductase, whose amino-acid sequence is MTEQHDDRPDFTPYEGPAGGWGSMRSLADIIPREKNIAQTSAELLRQNKHDGFACVSCAWSKPYPPGPVEFCENGAKATAWEITSQRVTPDFFRQHTLTELRGWTDYRLEEAGRLTHPMKYDPATDKYVVAPWEEAFKAIGTRLKALPPKSVVFYASGRASLETSFMWQLLARLYGNQNLPDSSNMCHESTSVGLKTSIGVPVGTTKLEDFDTTDCILHFGQNVATNSPRMLHQLRAVHKRGADIIVFNPLKERGLERFTDPQNPVEMATAKETPIATQYHQVKAGGDIAVMMGIAKWLLANDAIDHDFIAEHTHDFAPFAAKVQATTWDEIEHESGLIRAAIERAAAAYGRAKAAMAIYGMGLTQHVKGVDNVRMLVNLMLMRGNIGRPGAGLCPVRGHSNVQGQRTVGITEKTELAPVEKLKERYGFSPPTEKGLDTVAACRGIIDGTVKAFLSLGGNFARAVPETELVEEGWARMDLSVQIATKLNRSHLIPAAGDTWLLPCLGRIERDLQATGPQRVTVEDSTSVIHPSLGKVEPASPHLLSEPAIVAGIAKALLPPNPAIDWDAWVGDYSLVRDEIAAVFPDFFARFNERLRDEKGGFWKGNKAAGREWDTKSGKAEFLVPDVLNATGFSEAEGRFRLLTLRSNDQFNTTIYGYSDRFRGINGTRQVVLMNRADIARAGLTAGQKVTLATDAEDNHDRRVGDLIVVEYDVPDGCIAAYYPECNPLIPLSHHAEESHVPAAKSVPVRIVI
- a CDS encoding ATP-binding cassette domain-containing protein, which gives rise to MPALSSGPTVAFEQVGKRYGDAAAIDNVSITIAAGTFVALVGASGSGKSTLLKTVNRLVVPDNGRVLLDDRDVADEPAPALRRRIGYVFQDVGLFPHLSVAENIALPLRLAGTPDPARAAAMLDLVELPRAVATRMPAELSGGQRQRVGVARALVTRPGLLLMDEPFGALDPVTRESLAGAVRRLHDELALTTIMVTHDMAEALLLSDRVIVMAAGRVVADEPPAALLRGAGGAAAQALVAVPRAQAARLATLSA
- the fdhD gene encoding formate dehydrogenase accessory sulfurtransferase FdhD, whose product is MTITQSFDRVTPDSPAAPHERAVIEEAPVAIEVNGIGYAVMMATPQHIADFATGFALAERIVTAADEIESLDIHDTPQGTIVRLAVPPARAAAMLDRVRRRTSDSSCGLCGMDNLDAVHRALPRVPEATAAPAAIFAALAAMRTHQPLNRATGAAHAALLCTHDGTIRLAREDVGRHNAFDKLIGAMARQGFGWDDGFALLSSRCSYELVEKAALAGCPMLVTVSAATSLALDRARAAGLTLVSLARDDAVLFSRPVR